One Plectropomus leopardus isolate mb chromosome 1, YSFRI_Pleo_2.0, whole genome shotgun sequence DNA segment encodes these proteins:
- the atic gene encoding bifunctional purine biosynthesis protein PURH, translating to MASSQLALLSVSDKAGLVEFAKKLVDVGLSLVASGGTAKALRDAGLAVRDVSELTGHPEMLGGRVKTLHPAVHGGILARKTPTDTADMEKLGYSLVRVVVCNLYPFVKTVSNPNVTVEDAVEQIDIGGVTLLRAAAKNHARVTIVCDPADYSLVAEEMESSGDKDTNLETRRTLALKAFTHTAQYDEAISDYFRGQYSRGVSQLPLRYGMNPHQAPAQLYTLRPALPLKVVNGSPGFINLCDALNAWQLVRELKSALGMSAATSFKHVSPAGAAVGVPLTEEEAKVCMVHDMLKDLTPLATAYARARGADRMSSFGDFIAVSDVCDVPTARIISREVSDGIIAPGYDEEALKILSKKKNGNYCVLQMDPDYEPDEAEVRVLFGLYLKQKRNGALINKEFFSNVVSKGSLSEEAVRDLTVATIAVKYTQSNSVCYAKNGQVVGIGAGQQSRIHCTRLAGDKADNWWLRHHPCVLNMKFRSGVKRAEMANAIDQYVSDTIGEGPDLAVWKSMYEEVPERLSETEKKNWISSLQAVAVSSDAFFPFRDNIDRAKQSGVEYIAAPAGSAADEVVINACNEQGITLVHTKMRLFHH from the exons ATGGCCTCCTCACAGCTTG CACTTTTGAGTGTGTCAGACAAAGCTGGGCTGGTGGAGTTTGCCAAAAAGCTGGTGGATGTTGGACTGTCTCTGGTCGCCTCAGGTGGCACAGCTAAAGCCCTGCGTGATGCTGGGCTGGCTGTCAG GGATGTGTCTGAGCTGACTGGACATCCAGAGATGCTGGGGGGCAGAGTGAAGACCCTGCACCCCGCTGTGCATGGAGGCATCCTGGCCAGGAAAACCCCCACTGACACTGCAGACATGGAGAAGCTGGGCTACAGCCTGGTCAG AGTGGTGGTGTGCAACCTTTACCCATTTGTGAAGACTGTCTCTAACCCGAATGTTACCGTGGAAGATGCCGTGGAGCAGATAGATATCG GTGGTGTGACTCTGCTGAGAGCAGCGGCCAAGAACCATGCTCGGGTCACCATAGTGTGTGATCCTGCCGACTACTCGCTGGTTGCCGAGGAGATGGAGAGTTCAGGAGACAAAGATACAAACCTGGAAACACGCAGGACTCTGGCTCTAAAA gccttcacacacacagcacagtaCGATGAGGCCATATCAGACTACTTTCGTGGGCAGTACAGCCGCGGTGTTTCCCAGCTGCCTCTGCGCTACGGCATGAACCCTCACCAAGCCCCTGCTCAGCTCTACACCCTGCGCCCAGCCCTCCCCCTCAAAG TGGTCAATGGTTCCCCCGGCTTCATCAACCTGTGTGATGCTCTGAACGCCTGGCAGCTGGTCAGAGAGTTAAAGAGCGCCCTCGGCATGTCTGCTGCTACGTCCTTCAAACATGTCAGCCCTGCTG GAGCTGCAGTTGGAGTTCCTCTGACTGAGGAGGAAGCCAAAGTGTGCATGGTGCATGACATGCTGAAGGATCTCACCCCGCTGGCCACGGCCTACGCCAGGGCAAGAGGGGCGGACAGAATGTCTTCATTTGGAGACTTCATTGCTGTGTCAGATGTTTGTGACGTTCCAACCGCCAGGATTATATCAAGAGAG GTGTCAGATGGCATCATCGCTCCTGGTTATGACGAGGAGGCACTCAAGATCCTCTCCAAAAAGAAGAACGGCAACTACTGTGTGCTTCAG atGGATCCAGACTATGAGCCTGATGAGGCCGAGGTGAGAGTGTTGTTTGGTCTCTACCTCAAACAAAAGAGGAATGGAGCGCTTATCAATAAGGAGTTCTTCAGCAATGTTGTTTCCAAGGGCTCG CTGTCCGAGGAAGCTGTGCGTGACCTCACTGTGGCCACCATCGCTGTCAAGTACACTCAGTCCAACTCTGTGTGCTACGCTAAAAACGGACAG GTTGTTGGCATCGGAGCGGGTCAGCAGTCTCGTATCCACTGCACACGACTGGCAGGTGACAAAGCTGATAATTGGTGGCTGAGACATCACCCTTGTGTCCTGAACATGAAGTTTCGCAGTGGTGTGAAGCGAGCGGAGATGGCCAACGCAATCGACCAGTATGTCAGCGACACCATCGGAGAG GGTCCAGACTTGGCCGTTTGGAAGTCGATGTATGAGGAGGTGCCCGAGCGTCTGTCAGAGACTGAGAAGAAGAACTGGATCAGCTCCCTGCAGGCCGTGGCTGTCAGCTCAGACGCCTTCTTCCCCTTCAGGGACAACATAGATCGAGCCAAACAg agTGGTGTCGAGTACATTGCAGCTCCAGCGGGCTCTGCTGCTGACGAGGTTGTGATTAATGCCTGTAATGAGCAAGGAATCACTCTGGTGCACACCAAAATGCGGCTCTTCCACCACTGA